In Gossypium arboreum isolate Shixiya-1 chromosome 3, ASM2569848v2, whole genome shotgun sequence, the sequence GGACTACTTTTGGATAACCTTTTGGATCTTGCTCATGCACCTTTTACTCACACTTCCACATTTGCAAAGGGATGGACAGTTCCAAGGTTTGTTTCTGCAATCAGATTGGGAAAAGGTTTATTGCTGTTGTATTTTAGTTTTGAAGCGGAATGATCTTATTTTAACTTGTGCATGAAACTGTACGGATGGATGAATGATTAAAAGTCTGGACTTCCAGACATCCTACTTGACAGAAAACTTACCATCGTATCGAATGCTCAGGGAAAAAAAAACATTCATGAGGATGAGATGCTTTGTTGTCATGCTTTGCCTTCACCCCGTAATTGTGAATTGTTTTTATATCATTGACTCCTAAATATCTTGCACGTTAGTAGTAAAGATTGAGTAGATGCTAAAAATGTATGAGTGGTATCGATTTTGAATAAATGATATTACTTTGTGTAATCTGAAAATTGCAGTTTGGTGAAGTTTTTGACACCTGCATCGGGTCTCCAAGGATACTGGGACCCTTATCCCATTGATATGGAATTTCGACCACCTTGTATGGTGCTATCAACCATTGGGATATCAAAGCCGGGAAAACTCGAAGGACAAAGTACCAAGGAATGCACAACACACCTTCACCAGCTTCATGTATGCATACCTTCATCGAGAAATAAGACGAGATTATTATATAGAATGTCACTCGATTTTGCTCCCGTGTTGAAGCACATTCCCTTTATGCATTATTTATGGAGGCACTTCGCCGAGCAGGTAAAAAAAATCTTCAATATTATCTTTTCTCTGTATTATCATTTACCGGTTTTTGAATAGATGTCTTATCTATCAGCCATGCTTGTCGCTAATTTGTTCCTGCATTTATGCATGATCAATTCAGGTCTTGAATGAGGATCTGCGACTTGTAATTGGCCAGCAAGAGCGAATGATTAATGGGGCAAACGTGTGGAATTTGCCTGTTGCCTATGATAAACTAGGGGTGAGGTACAGATTATGGAGAAATGCTGTCGACCAGGGAGATAAACAATTACCCTTCAGCAAACCAATGTAAATTCCAACTCTAGCAAACCGATTCCCATTCTTTGGACCGACTCTCTGCACACTTGAACATGCTTAGTAGGCGATCTACCAGAATTGAAGATACTTTTTTAAGGTTTGGCATTGGCACAAGGTGGACAACTATGAAGATTCAGCAGACACTCTGATAAACCAACACGGATACGAATTGATCTCTACAAACAAGCCAGCCATCGTAAAATTATAGAAACCGTACACTGCTTTTATAGTTTTTGTGTACGGTCAAAaacacttttttcttttttatctaCCAATGATAGCCCTGAGTCCGACCAGACAGTTGATTGGAAAATTTTGGCCTTAGAACTTAGAAGCCAATGTTGCTAATCTGGTGTCCAGCAGTAAACATCTTTGTATTATAGTAACTGATGTTTTAATGAAAATTCCCAAGATTTGCAGTTCATACGCTCACATGTAGCTCTCGGAGTCAATCTATTGAACAACATAACCTAACCTAGGCTCTATTACCATGTTaagcatccaaattaaaaccaattggCTACAGTTTGAGGGCTCATCTTAAATACAGGAGTAAGGTATACTAAATAATGTGGACAAACGTCACTTAACGATAACTAACTACTTAATGACAAATAATTATCTATAGAAATGAAAAATAGAAATGAAAACAGTTAAAATATGAAGCAAACATGCATTCTCAAACTGCACAGCAATGTTTCATAGAGATGGACACTCAACAACCCAAGCTTACATTCCTTAAATACAATGAAGTTTTTATATCAGTTACTATACGAAGGTTACATGCACCCGTTAACTTGATTCCTGGCATGAAAAGACCTTAGCAAGCAGGCCTATATGTGGACTCCCATGTACCAGCAACCAAAAGGTAAAATAAAAAGCCTGGAAAGAAGTCATACCGGTTTCCAAACTGTCAGCACTTCCTGAAACATATCCAGCATCAGTTCTCGGTCTGCCTGCCTGAAAAAGTTATTGATTTCATCTCTAACATCGTATATCTTTCCGAAATCAAACAAGTATGTCATGCACCCCTTTTTCAGCTTGGTCAATTGGTAAAGCCAAGCCTCCTGTAGCCTCTCAAGGACATTCTGAGAGTTGATGTCTTCCAAAAGGCTTTCCTCACAAGCATCTTTGAGATCGACAATGTCGTATTTATTTGCCGCTCCCAGTAATGGCAGTCGATGCTTCCAAAAGTTCTCTTGGTTTATTGTTCCATACAAGTAATTGAGAAGGGCCGTGCAAGACTCCAGTGACATGTCATCTATATGGATTGTGGATGACTCCTTTTCCTTAAGGTTGTGATGGAACATACTCTCGAAAACAGGAGAACTTGCAGATAGAACTGCTTTGTGTGCTCTTAGAGTACCTTCAGCAGTCTTGATAGTAACATCCGCAAGAAGACCTTCATCAAGCATGCGAGCAAGGCAGCGTAGGGTTGTTTGAGTTGACATAGACTGGATTGCTCCATCCATAGGCCATATTGAAACAGTTTCACCACCCTGGGTCTTAACAACTAAAGGGTTAAGAAAACAAGTTATCTGTTGACATATAGCaggaaaaaaacaaagaaaaaatagaTAGAAGAATAGTTACTTTCTGTGTGGGAAAGCTTCACTGATCTAAAACAATAATGagtttaagaagggttttaagtAATGACAGGATAGGCTAAGTACCAGACTGCTGTAATATTTGTACTTGCCACCTGCCGGAGACAAGAACGACTGGCAATAGTTTTGAACAAATATCCAGCCCTTACAAAAAAGAAGGTACTCTACTACCTTGTTCAACTAAAATGAAGACTAGAAGggagaaaaaagaagaaataagCATACAAAGATTTATCAAGAAAAAtgttatttttccttttatttttagttttagacAAGGTATTTCCCCTTTGGAGAGGCGATGTGGCTCTTCAAACACAGATTAACATGCCTTCCCAATAAGGAGAGAGGAGATAAAGAAGTAGAACATATTTACTGACACTACTCTTATACCACATTAGTGAAAATCTATAGAAGCTCACATTTATGGGGCAGATCCTCAGGTCCAGGAACTCAACATCAATAATGAAGCGTCCATGGAATGTAGAATCAACAGGCCAATAAAAGTCATCGCATGTTCGCAGCGGTCTATCATGAACTGCAGCACCAAGTAGACAAATAAGTGTCAATTACATATTCTCAAAGCTGCTTAACAGAACAAACATGCATAAAAGCAAGTTGAGAAAGCAATTTGAGGTATTGTTGTTTCACTGATGAAAAAGTTATAGGAAAGTTCAAGAGATCAAAGGCACAAACAGACATTAAGTGTGACAATCCAAATCATGATTACTCAAGTCCGAAGTTTTCCTGACAATATATGGGACAGTTAGATTTACGTCAGCATATGAACTCATCACACGAAATAATAATCAAAAGATCCAAAATTTCCTTTCTTCGTTCTCACATCAGTATAAGACAAAGTAACCAACTTTGACTAGTCAAGTGCTTCTATTTCCCTGATTTTTCACGTCCAGGAAGATGAAAATTCTATCCATTCAAAGGTGAGTGTTTCTATTTCATCTATTCATCTATTCATTCTACACCTGAAATGAACACTGCCCATAACCAAGAATCACAATCcaatttcaattatcatttccatTCTAGAAGttctattaaaaataataacaacaaacaAACACACCAAAGCACAAAGGCACTAATGTCACATGTTCTAGATGATAAAACTCTAATTCCAAAGCTTTTGGGTAATTGATCATTCAACTATCTCTTTCTGATAGAATTAGAGCTGATATattgtgttaaaatcattaaaagcctTATCCTTTTTTCTGTCATTTATTCATCCAGCAACACTCTTCACTTGATCTCCAGCTTCTACCTTTCTTCTAAACTCGAATCCAAATTTAGAAGCCATTAAATTATTCATCCAGGAATAGATGTGAATTATAGCATTAAATGGTGAATATAAAAGTTTGACCTTCCTATCAATTTTAGGCATTTAGAAAACTGGTTACCAATTGTCTCTGTTATACATACAAAAAAACACAAGCGTATAAACAAAAGCAAAAGATGAACTTATCGACTGAACCACAAGTGGATTGACAAAGAACTTGTATTCAAATCTTCaataaaacacacacacacataaacaGGGGATGTAAAAAGAGGGAAAGTAAGTAAGGCAAACCTGGGGAGATATAAAGTCTACGATTAGCACCAACATTAGAGATCCTGAGTATAAATTTAGCATAAGGAGGCTGCTCCTTAGACACACGAGATGGCTCGGGAAATAATCGAATATACATATATCGATTCTTCTCTATAGACAAGTGCCTGTTTCATTAAAGTCCATCAAATTCCCCCACGAATCAGTCAAAGTAATCAagcaaaaattaaaaaagaagaaaCAATTTAGGAGAAAGAAAAATCTGGGGAGtaggtaataataataaaaagtaccAGTTCCAAAGACCGACCTTGAAGGGGTCGGATTTTTTGTAAGAACAAGGACTAAAGTTGTCGATCCTCCATTGAGCTAATCTGGAGATGGTTTCGACCTTTGAATCACCCATTTTTGTACGTGAGGTATTTCTTGATTTTGCTTTGCAATTTGTATGAGTAATATACGGTTGCCGTAGAGGCAGAGAAGACGGTTCTTTGACGCCCCTTCTGTTTGCAAAGTCGAATGCTTTGTCTACTGATAAAATGGAgaaccctttttttctttttcttttttttttggcagTTTCACTAATTAACAAAtatcattgaaaattttaaaaataaaaacaaaaacaaaggtTTAACTACAAATTTGATCCTCAAACTATATTGTTTTTTCGTTTAGGGACTTAAAGTTTTGTGGTTAAAAAGTGGTTCCTAAACTATAGTCTCATTTTAGTATATGACATTCAACAAAAATGCAACACATGTCACGCTCTTATTGCTTTATATTATGATTTGAgataaaatgagaaaaatattaaaTACTTGAGTAAAAAAAAGGGCATGATTTTAGGgccaatttcatatttatgccaaaaataaaatataaacctTTTTTTTATTGCAAAAACCCGACATTAGAATTAAACCAATTTAAAGTTTTtaacatcaaattttaaaattccttAAAAGAACTTCACATTTCGAAATTGAAAGTTCTAAACCTTTACTAAATTATGATATGTGTTAGAGTAATTAATGAATCTGTTGAATCTATTAGTTGTTTGTTAACAGTTGGTTCTTTATTAGCAGTCTATTAGCTAGTAGTCTGTTAGCTTATGTTGCTATATAAAGAACTGAGCAGTCAATGTATTTGATGAACTTTAGAAAAAGTATTCTTCTTAAATAATGCAATTCCAGTTGTTTTGTTAGTTTATTGCTATAATATAACATGGTATCAGATGTCCATCCTTTCTTGGAGTTCTTTTCTATGATTTCTTGTTTTCATGGATCTTCCGTTTAGTCAATCTGTTGTGCATTTTACTTCACCGGTGATGGCCTCCACTGCTACTGATGGGGTTGTTGACAGTTGGTTCTTATCTACCAAGAAAATCAGTGTGCTTCTTGATGATAATAATTATCTCCTATGGCGTCAACAGATTCTTTTCGCAGTCAAAACATATAAGCTTCAGAGCTTCTTGGACTCCCGAACGTTTCCTCCTACTCAGCATGTTTCAAATAAACATGGTGTGCTTCACGAGAATCTAGAGTTTGTGCATTTTGAACAACAAGACAGTGCTCTTGTGTCGTGGCTTCTTTATTCGGTCAGTCAAACAGTTCTTCCTCATCTTATTGGTATGAATACAAGCACTCAAATTTGGAATGCACTAGTAAACTTGTATGGCAGTAAAACTACTTCTAGGTTGATGTTCTATAGAAGGGCCTTGCATTCTCAACGCAAGGGTGAACTCTACATGAAAGAATTTTTAATGATAATTAAAGGGTACTGTGATAGTTTTGATAGTTGCGGTGAGGTGATCAGTGAACATGAACATGTGACTGCAATTCTTAACAGTCTCTCGTCAGAATATGAGTCTGTTATTACTATTATCACAACCAGTCAAGTACCATACCACGTGCAGGGTGTCACTACCATGCTTCTTGATGCTGAAGCTCAGCAGCATGTTACCATTTGTGATGCACCTAGTTCTGCTAATATGGTCTCTCATCAACCTCCAGATCGTAGTGTTAAAAGTAACTCTACCCCAGCTTATCATCCCTCCTCAACTACTCGGAGCCGTAGACGTGGTCAATCTTCTGCATAACACATTCAATGTCAGTTGTGCGGGAAAGCTGGTCACCTTATCGATCGCTGCTACTATCGGTTTTATGCCTCCTATAAAAGCGAAAACTATAGGCCTCTCCCACAAGCGAATATCTGCATGTTTGGCGCAGGACCTTCTGTTGCGCCTTGGACTCTATCTTTTATGCCCATGCCTCATCCAACTGTCCCATATCCTCCACCATGTTAGTTTTTCACACTTCCTTCATCAACTACTTAGACTAACCCGTTTGCTGGTAGTTCTTCACAACAGGTCAGTGTGCCATCATCTGTTGCACCACAGTCCAAGGCGTATGTTGCAACTCCTGACACGATTGGTGATAACTCTTGGTACCCTGATTCTGGCGCCACGCATCACCTTCCACATTCTGCTACTGTGCTTGGTGACAGTACCTCCTACAATGGTCCAAGTAAGGTGTATGTAGGCAACGGTTCGGCACTTTCTGTTCTCTCTACTGGTCAATCATCTTTACTTACTCGCTCTCAACCCTTATACATGCGGTCTTTGTTGCTTACACCTGGCATAACTAAAAATCTCTTGTCTGTGTCAAAGTTTACAAGAGATAATCAGGTAATGTTTGAGTTTCTTCCTATATAGTGCCAAGTTCGTGATCTGAAAACCAAAGAGATTCTTTTACAAGGCTCAGTGCATCATGGTTTATACAAACTACACTTACATAGTCCTGTCAAGGTCACTTCATTCCCGAGACAAGCTCACTGCTTCACAGCTAATACATTGGTACTGCTTAGTATTTTGGATTCTAAGTTAGGGCATCCTTGTTAGGCTATACTTCTAAAGGCTCTTCTACGTTGTAATATACAGTTTGATGCTAATAAAGATTCTCTTGATTGTATTGCTTGTCACTTGGGTAAAGAGCATAAACTTCCATTTTCTAAATCGTCCACTGAGTATACCTCGCCTCTTCAGTTGGTGATTGTTGATGTTTGGGGGGGGGGGGCAGCTCTAATTGTGTCTAATGGTTATCGGTTTTATATTGCTTTCACCAATGCCTATACACGATATACATGGGTATATTTTTTGAAGAAGAAGTCAGATGTGCTCAGTGTGTTTCCACAGTTTCATCGACAATCTGAAAGAGTTCTTGGTTACAAACTTAAAACCTTACAAACAGATGGGGGAGAAGAGTTTCAGGAGTTAAAAGGTTATTTAGCTCAACAAGGAATTGTGCGGCGTTTCACTTGTCCTTATACTTTTTCACAAAACAGTATAGTTTATTGTAAACACAGACAGATAGTTAAAGCAGGTCTGTCCATGCTGGCTCATGCGTCTATGCCTTTAGCATTTTGGAATGATACCTTCTGCAGTGCTGTGTATTTGATAAACAGGTTACCCTCTTATCCCTTAGGTAACATTTCACCATATGAGAAACTGTTTCAGACACAACCCGATTATTCGTTTCTTTAAACTTTTGGTTGTTTATGCTTTCCTAACCTTAGACCCCTTAACAAGAACAAATTGCAGTTTTGGTCAACCCCATGTTTGTTTTTAGGTTACTCCCCATTACACAAAGGGTACCGGTGTCAAGACATTGCTGGTCGACTCTATATATCCCATCATGTTACCATTCATGAGATAGTCTTTCCCTACAAAACCATCATCTCTTCACCTGTCCCATCCGTACCCAATCCATTATCTAGTTCCAAACTCCTTGTCTTATCTTCAAGGCTAGTTCTATGTGTTAGCTCACCTTCTGTTGTTTCTCCTATTACTCCAACTTACTCATCCAACTCCTTTAGTCTAGCATAGGCTATGCCTACTCCACCTACATCTAACCCCCTAGCTCTTCTTCACCCGATCCACCACAATCTTCTCCTCCTATACCAGTTAACACCATGCAATGGTTACTCGGAGTAAAGCTGGGATTTTTAAGCCCAAGGCATATCTGAGCATAGTATCTTGTTCTTCTGGTGATGTTTCTATCAAGATTTATGCAGCAATGACTTCTGAGTGTTAGAAGGTAGCTGTTCATAGTGAGCTGCAAGCTTTAATTCACAACAATATATGGACCCTTTGTCCTCTACCAGAAAATAGACGAGGGTGCAAATCGTTGTTTAAAGTCAAAACAAAGGCTAATGGGTCAGTTGACAGGTATAAAGCTGGTTTGGTAGCAAAAGGGTTCTCTTAGCATGCGGGGCTTGACTTTTGTGACACCTTCAGCCTAGTGGTTCGAGCAACAACCATTCGAACAGTTCTTGCTCTTGCTATTATGCAGGGCTGGTCGCTAAGGTAGGTCGATGTGAATAATGCATTTCTTAATGGAGAGTTAACTGAAGAGATCTATATGGAGCAACCATTTGGTTTTGAAGTATCAGATGAAATTGGGCAGAAGCTTGTATGCAAGTTGAACAAAGCTCTCTATGGCCTTCGCCAAGCTCCTCGTGCTTGGTTTCAAACTCTTAAGCAATATCTTGTTGATCAACTTGGTTTTCGAGCTTCCAAAGCTGATCCTTCACTGTCTATTTGAGTATCTGCAGGGAATTACTTGTTGCTCATGGCATATGTTGATGATATAGTTCTCACAGGCAGTTCTGGTAAGGATATCAAAGCTGTGGTACACCATCTTCACACTAAGTTTCTTAAAGACTTGGGAGATCTCAATTTTTTCTTAGGGATTGATGTCCAACGCACACCTCAGGGGCTAATGCTTagtcaaaagaaatatatcactGAGCTACTTCTCAAAACTGGAATGGTAGGTGCAACAGCCACTCTTACGCCCAGGTGAGCACTCCCAAACTAGTTGCTATAGATGGCATCCCTCCGTTTGCTGATATCCACTTGTACCGAAGTATAGTGGGCATGCTtcaatatgtgtgcattatgcaTCTGATCTATCTTTCTGCGTTAATAAACTCAGTCAGTATATGAATTCCCCAGGTGACACTTATTGGAAAGCAGTCAAACGTGTGCTAAGATATCTGGTTGGCACCATGGATCATGGCCTATTTTTCTCCAAAGGTCTGCGTGAATTGGTCTGCTACTCTGACACTGTGTGTATGGTGCTCAAAGAAGCAGGCAGTGGTGTCTAGGTCCTCCTTTGAAGCAGAATACCACAGTCTAGCCAACTGTGTGTCTGAGTTGTTTGGGTCAAATAGTTATTGGATGAAGTGAGTATGTCAATATCCCAACTGCCAATAGTTTGGTGTGACAATACTTCTATAGTGTCAATGGCTGCAAATCCCACACATCATGCCAAGATGAAGCATGTTGAGATAGATCATCACTTTGTTTGTGAGAAAGTTCTTGCTGGGTTGCTTTAGATCAATTTTGTTCCATCCGCTAAATAGATAGCTGATGTCCTCACAAAGCCTATTACAGCTAAGCAGTTTGCATCTTTTCGACATAGTCTTCGAGTCCTTTCTCTTAGTGAACACAATGATCAAAAGTCAATGAAACTAGGGGAATGTTAGAGTAATTAATGAATCGGTTGAAGCTGTTAGTTGTTAGTTAACAGTTGGTTATCTGTTAGGAGTCTGTTAGCTAGTAGTCTGTTAGCTTACGTTGCTATATAAAGAACTGAGCAGTCAATGTATTTGATGAACTTGAGAAAAAGTATTCTTCTTGAATAATGCAATTCCAGTTGTTTTGTTAGTTTCTTGCTGTAATATAACAACATGTCActaaatgaatgaaaaaaattaaaattattatatacatTATAAtggttcaaaatgaaaaaaaagttaATGCTTTATGCTTAAATGAAAAACAAGAGTAAATATGAAAATTAcactctaaaaataaaataaaatatgagtagattttaaaaataaatacgtttaattttaaatttttaaataattttctaatattttggtttttaattacATTATTCCACTTTAGGAGTTAAGTGAATGAATTCGATCAACAATTTCACTATAATGTAGATAAAGTATCCTTAAAaaggttctttttctttttccatttaaaatatttcttAATAGTTACAGGAATTGATTGGCAAATACTTAAAAAAGTACATCAATTTGATCGgtttttcttataaaaataaaatttatattctaaatataactttactagaaaataGTGAATATTTGTTCATATATGGAAGTTGTTTTCAGCAGCGAATCTAATGGGAAATATGGAGCAAAGCTCGATTATAGTACATCATCACAGCTCTActttattaatgattttaactTAGGAGGCGCACACCCCATCAATTGCATTCAATTTGGTTCAAAGTTCAACTTCATTATGCATAATAActttatttttcaatatttacatatttgttcaatttgattaattttccttttgaaaatagtcaaattatttaattttaataaaaatattaattaaaatattatcttTTTAATAATGTTGATGTGACAACTCATGTAACAGTTTATGTTTACTTTATATTGACATAgtattatttgttttatatgtcacatcaataaataatttacaatttataaatataaaaattcaataaaataaaataaaataaaataaaaagttgataaaacttttaaaatatagCATGAAGTACACGTGAAATATTATGTAGGCTACCATATTTTAGAATTTAATGTTTTAGTCAATACTTCCGTTAGA encodes:
- the LOC108476134 gene encoding BTB/POZ domain-containing protein At1g21780 isoform X1; amino-acid sequence: MGDSKVETISRLAQWRIDNFSPCSYKKSDPFKVGLWNWHLSIEKNRYMYIRLFPEPSRVSKEQPPYAKFILRISNVGANRRLYISPVHDRPLRTCDDFYWPVDSTFHGRFIIDVEFLDLRICPINTQGGETVSIWPMDGAIQSMSTQTTLRCLARMLDEGLLADVTIKTAEGTLRAHKAVLSASSPVFESMFHHNLKEKESSTIHIDDMSLESCTALLNYLYGTINQENFWKHRLPLLGAANKYDIVDLKDACEESLLEDINSQNVLERLQEAWLYQLTKLKKGCMTYLFDFGKIYDVRDEINNFFRQADRELMLDMFQEVLTVWKPV
- the LOC108476134 gene encoding BTB/POZ domain-containing protein At1g21780 isoform X2, coding for MGDSKVETISRLAQWRIDNFSPCSYKKSDPFKVGLWNWHLSIEKNRYMYIRLFPEPSRVSKEQPPYAKFILRISNVGANRRLYISPVHDRPLRTCDDFYWPVDSTFHGRFIIDVEFLDLRICPINGGETVSIWPMDGAIQSMSTQTTLRCLARMLDEGLLADVTIKTAEGTLRAHKAVLSASSPVFESMFHHNLKEKESSTIHIDDMSLESCTALLNYLYGTINQENFWKHRLPLLGAANKYDIVDLKDACEESLLEDINSQNVLERLQEAWLYQLTKLKKGCMTYLFDFGKIYDVRDEINNFFRQADRELMLDMFQEVLTVWKPV
- the LOC108476134 gene encoding BTB/POZ domain-containing protein At1g21780 isoform X3 — its product is MYIRLFPEPSRVSKEQPPYAKFILRISNVGANRRLYISPVHDRPLRTCDDFYWPVDSTFHGRFIIDVEFLDLRICPINTQGGETVSIWPMDGAIQSMSTQTTLRCLARMLDEGLLADVTIKTAEGTLRAHKAVLSASSPVFESMFHHNLKEKESSTIHIDDMSLESCTALLNYLYGTINQENFWKHRLPLLGAANKYDIVDLKDACEESLLEDINSQNVLERLQEAWLYQLTKLKKGCMTYLFDFGKIYDVRDEINNFFRQADRELMLDMFQEVLTVWKPV